From the Tripterygium wilfordii isolate XIE 37 chromosome 6, ASM1340144v1, whole genome shotgun sequence genome, one window contains:
- the LOC120000882 gene encoding chaperone protein dnaJ 1, mitochondrial-like isoform X4: MRRFSWLGLRRRCLISYMAVESGSHQVHRFCRTFPPHPCIFPERSLHRCSFVIGKPDYTEITGLLVGKRYIHATGSCCYPARGYYEILGVSKNATRDEIKKAFYVLAKKYHPDSNKNNPSAKRKFQEIRDAYETLQDPEKRNQYDMQSRGSESGGYHPDEAEEFRYHHGDADGFKNAHQAHFSHSFRKIFSEIFEDQTDHFASDIQVDLVLSFSEAANGCTKHLSFDAYVPCDSCHGSGYPLGAKTTVCPICRGIGTVTIPPFTTTCSTCKGSGQIVKDRCMSCRGYGAVEGVKEVKVTIPTGMDTEDTIRVPGAGNFGGPRSHSGSLYIKLKVADDPVFSRDGADVYVDYKISLTQAMLGGKVEVPTLSEKTQVKIPKGVQHGQLLVLRGKGLPKHGFLVDHGDQFVRFRINFPTEVNDRQRAILEEFAKEEMNEENSSSAEGNWLYQQLSTG; encoded by the exons ATGAGAAGATTCAGCTGGCTAGGCCTG CGCCGGCGGTGTTTGATATCGTATATGGCCGTGGAGTCCGGCAGTCACCAGGTGCATCGGTTTTGTAGGACTTTCCCGCCGCACCCTTGCATATTTCCGGAACGAT CTTTGCACAGGTGCAGTTTTGTAATTGGAAAACCTGATTATACTGAAATCACAGGACTGTTAGTGGGAAAGCGTTATATTCATGCAACAG GGTCTTGTTGCTATCCAGCACGAGGCTATTATGAAATTCTTGGTGTTTCTAAGAATGCCACCAGAGATGAGATCAAAAAGGCTTTTTATGTG CTTGCCAAGAAGTACCATCCAGATTCAAACAAGAACAATCCTTCTGCAAAGAGGAAATTTCAGGAGATAAGAGACGCTTATGAG ACTTTGCAAGATCCTGAGAAGAGAAACCAGTATGACATG CAGAGTAGGGGATCTGAGAGTGGAGGGTATCATCCGGATGAAGCAGAGGAGTTTCGATATCATCATGGTGATGCGGATGGATTTAAAAATGCTCACCAGGCTCATTTTTCTCATTCATTCCGCAAAATATTTTCTGAA ATATTTGAAGATCAAACCGATCATTTTGCATCTGATATTCAG GTGGATCTTGTGCTCTCCTTTTCGGAAGCTGCTAATGGGTGCACCAAGCATCTGTCTTTTGATGCATATGTTCCCTGCGATTCTTGCC ATGGGAGTGGTTATCCACTTGGTGCTAAGACGACAGTTTGTCCAATTTGCAGAGGCATCGGTACA GTAACAATTCCTCCCTTTACGACAACATGCAGCACATGTAAAGGGTCTGGTCAGATTGTTAAG GACCGTTGTATGTCATGCAGAGGATATGGTGCAGTTGAAGGCGTGAAGGAAGTTAAAGTTACCATACCAACAG GTATGGACACTGAAGATACCATCCGTGTTCCTGGTGCTGGGAATTTTGGAGGACCACGAAGTCACTCTGGCAGTTTGTACATTAAACTTAAG GTTGCTGATGATCCTGTGTTTTCTAGAGATGGTGCAGATGTTTACGTGGACTACAAGATAAGCCTTACACAA GCTATGCTTGGTGGAAAGGTTGAGGTGCCAACTTTGTCGGAGAAGACGCAAGTAAAA ATACCAAAGGGGGTTCAGCATGGCCAACTTCTGGTACTACGAGGAAAAG GACTTCCAAAGCACGGTTTTCTTGTAGATCATGGAGATCAATTTGTGCGCTTTCGTATTAATTTTCCGAC TGAAGTGAATGACCGTCAACGTGCTATATTAGAAGAATTTGCAAAGGAGGAAATGAATGAAGAAAACAGCAGCTCTGCTGAAGGAAATTG GCTTTATCAGCAGCTATCTACTGGTTGA
- the LOC120000882 gene encoding chaperone protein dnaJ 1, mitochondrial-like isoform X1, which produces MRRFSWLGLRRRCLISYMAVESGSHQVHRFCRTFPPHPCIFPERSLHRCSFVIGKPDYTEITGLLVGKRYIHATGSCCYPARGYYEILGVSKNATRDEIKKAFYVLAKKYHPDSNKNNPSAKRKFQEIRDAYETLQDPEKRNQYDMQSRGSESGGYHPDEAEEFRYHHGDADGFKNAHQAHFSHSFRKIFSEIFEDQTDHFASDIQVDLVLSFSEAANGCTKHLSFDAYVPCDSCHGSGYPLGAKTTVCPICRGIGTVTIPPFTTTCSTCKGSGQIVKDRCMSCRGYGAVEGVKEVKVTIPTGMDTEDTIRVPGAGNFGGPRSHSGSLYIKLKVADDPVFSRDGADVYVDYKISLTQAMLGGKVEVPTLSEKTQVKIPKGVQHGQLLVLRGKGLPKHGFLVDHGDQFVRFRINFPTEVNDRQRAILEEFAKEEMNEENSSSAEGNWWQALHESVMRPQLMLELSLLVFILLFVRKAMG; this is translated from the exons ATGAGAAGATTCAGCTGGCTAGGCCTG CGCCGGCGGTGTTTGATATCGTATATGGCCGTGGAGTCCGGCAGTCACCAGGTGCATCGGTTTTGTAGGACTTTCCCGCCGCACCCTTGCATATTTCCGGAACGAT CTTTGCACAGGTGCAGTTTTGTAATTGGAAAACCTGATTATACTGAAATCACAGGACTGTTAGTGGGAAAGCGTTATATTCATGCAACAG GGTCTTGTTGCTATCCAGCACGAGGCTATTATGAAATTCTTGGTGTTTCTAAGAATGCCACCAGAGATGAGATCAAAAAGGCTTTTTATGTG CTTGCCAAGAAGTACCATCCAGATTCAAACAAGAACAATCCTTCTGCAAAGAGGAAATTTCAGGAGATAAGAGACGCTTATGAG ACTTTGCAAGATCCTGAGAAGAGAAACCAGTATGACATG CAGAGTAGGGGATCTGAGAGTGGAGGGTATCATCCGGATGAAGCAGAGGAGTTTCGATATCATCATGGTGATGCGGATGGATTTAAAAATGCTCACCAGGCTCATTTTTCTCATTCATTCCGCAAAATATTTTCTGAA ATATTTGAAGATCAAACCGATCATTTTGCATCTGATATTCAG GTGGATCTTGTGCTCTCCTTTTCGGAAGCTGCTAATGGGTGCACCAAGCATCTGTCTTTTGATGCATATGTTCCCTGCGATTCTTGCC ATGGGAGTGGTTATCCACTTGGTGCTAAGACGACAGTTTGTCCAATTTGCAGAGGCATCGGTACA GTAACAATTCCTCCCTTTACGACAACATGCAGCACATGTAAAGGGTCTGGTCAGATTGTTAAG GACCGTTGTATGTCATGCAGAGGATATGGTGCAGTTGAAGGCGTGAAGGAAGTTAAAGTTACCATACCAACAG GTATGGACACTGAAGATACCATCCGTGTTCCTGGTGCTGGGAATTTTGGAGGACCACGAAGTCACTCTGGCAGTTTGTACATTAAACTTAAG GTTGCTGATGATCCTGTGTTTTCTAGAGATGGTGCAGATGTTTACGTGGACTACAAGATAAGCCTTACACAA GCTATGCTTGGTGGAAAGGTTGAGGTGCCAACTTTGTCGGAGAAGACGCAAGTAAAA ATACCAAAGGGGGTTCAGCATGGCCAACTTCTGGTACTACGAGGAAAAG GACTTCCAAAGCACGGTTTTCTTGTAGATCATGGAGATCAATTTGTGCGCTTTCGTATTAATTTTCCGAC TGAAGTGAATGACCGTCAACGTGCTATATTAGAAGAATTTGCAAAGGAGGAAATGAATGAAGAAAACAGCAGCTCTGCTGAAGGAAATTG GTGGCAGGCCCTTCATGAAAGTGTGATGCGTCCACAGTTGATGCTTGAACTATCGTTGTTAGTATTTATTTTGCTGTTCGTGCGCAAAGCCATGGGCTGA
- the LOC120000882 gene encoding chaperone protein dnaJ 1, mitochondrial-like isoform X5 yields MCSFVIGKPDYTEITGLLVGKRYIHATGSCCYPARGYYEILGVSKNATRDEIKKAFYVLAKKYHPDSNKNNPSAKRKFQEIRDAYETLQDPEKRNQYDMQSRGSESGGYHPDEAEEFRYHHGDADGFKNAHQAHFSHSFRKIFSEIFEDQTDHFASDIQVDLVLSFSEAANGCTKHLSFDAYVPCDSCHGSGYPLGAKTTVCPICRGIGTVTIPPFTTTCSTCKGSGQIVKDRCMSCRGYGAVEGVKEVKVTIPTGMDTEDTIRVPGAGNFGGPRSHSGSLYIKLKVADDPVFSRDGADVYVDYKISLTQAMLGGKVEVPTLSEKTQVKIPKGVQHGQLLVLRGKGLPKHGFLVDHGDQFVRFRINFPTEVNDRQRAILEEFAKEEMNEENSSSAEGNWWQALHESVMRPQLMLELSLLVFILLFVRKAMG; encoded by the exons AT GTGCAGTTTTGTAATTGGAAAACCTGATTATACTGAAATCACAGGACTGTTAGTGGGAAAGCGTTATATTCATGCAACAG GGTCTTGTTGCTATCCAGCACGAGGCTATTATGAAATTCTTGGTGTTTCTAAGAATGCCACCAGAGATGAGATCAAAAAGGCTTTTTATGTG CTTGCCAAGAAGTACCATCCAGATTCAAACAAGAACAATCCTTCTGCAAAGAGGAAATTTCAGGAGATAAGAGACGCTTATGAG ACTTTGCAAGATCCTGAGAAGAGAAACCAGTATGACATG CAGAGTAGGGGATCTGAGAGTGGAGGGTATCATCCGGATGAAGCAGAGGAGTTTCGATATCATCATGGTGATGCGGATGGATTTAAAAATGCTCACCAGGCTCATTTTTCTCATTCATTCCGCAAAATATTTTCTGAA ATATTTGAAGATCAAACCGATCATTTTGCATCTGATATTCAG GTGGATCTTGTGCTCTCCTTTTCGGAAGCTGCTAATGGGTGCACCAAGCATCTGTCTTTTGATGCATATGTTCCCTGCGATTCTTGCC ATGGGAGTGGTTATCCACTTGGTGCTAAGACGACAGTTTGTCCAATTTGCAGAGGCATCGGTACA GTAACAATTCCTCCCTTTACGACAACATGCAGCACATGTAAAGGGTCTGGTCAGATTGTTAAG GACCGTTGTATGTCATGCAGAGGATATGGTGCAGTTGAAGGCGTGAAGGAAGTTAAAGTTACCATACCAACAG GTATGGACACTGAAGATACCATCCGTGTTCCTGGTGCTGGGAATTTTGGAGGACCACGAAGTCACTCTGGCAGTTTGTACATTAAACTTAAG GTTGCTGATGATCCTGTGTTTTCTAGAGATGGTGCAGATGTTTACGTGGACTACAAGATAAGCCTTACACAA GCTATGCTTGGTGGAAAGGTTGAGGTGCCAACTTTGTCGGAGAAGACGCAAGTAAAA ATACCAAAGGGGGTTCAGCATGGCCAACTTCTGGTACTACGAGGAAAAG GACTTCCAAAGCACGGTTTTCTTGTAGATCATGGAGATCAATTTGTGCGCTTTCGTATTAATTTTCCGAC TGAAGTGAATGACCGTCAACGTGCTATATTAGAAGAATTTGCAAAGGAGGAAATGAATGAAGAAAACAGCAGCTCTGCTGAAGGAAATTG GTGGCAGGCCCTTCATGAAAGTGTGATGCGTCCACAGTTGATGCTTGAACTATCGTTGTTAGTATTTATTTTGCTGTTCGTGCGCAAAGCCATGGGCTGA
- the LOC120000882 gene encoding chaperone protein dnaJ 1, mitochondrial-like isoform X2 encodes MRRFSWLGLRRRCLISYMAVESGSHQVHRFCRTFPPHPCIFPERSLHRCSFVIGKPDYTEITGLLVGKRYIHATGSCCYPARGYYEILGVSKNATRDEIKKAFYVLAKKYHPDSNKNNPSAKRKFQEIRDAYETLQDPEKRNQYDMSRGSESGGYHPDEAEEFRYHHGDADGFKNAHQAHFSHSFRKIFSEIFEDQTDHFASDIQVDLVLSFSEAANGCTKHLSFDAYVPCDSCHGSGYPLGAKTTVCPICRGIGTVTIPPFTTTCSTCKGSGQIVKDRCMSCRGYGAVEGVKEVKVTIPTGMDTEDTIRVPGAGNFGGPRSHSGSLYIKLKVADDPVFSRDGADVYVDYKISLTQAMLGGKVEVPTLSEKTQVKIPKGVQHGQLLVLRGKGLPKHGFLVDHGDQFVRFRINFPTEVNDRQRAILEEFAKEEMNEENSSSAEGNWWQALHESVMRPQLMLELSLLVFILLFVRKAMG; translated from the exons ATGAGAAGATTCAGCTGGCTAGGCCTG CGCCGGCGGTGTTTGATATCGTATATGGCCGTGGAGTCCGGCAGTCACCAGGTGCATCGGTTTTGTAGGACTTTCCCGCCGCACCCTTGCATATTTCCGGAACGAT CTTTGCACAGGTGCAGTTTTGTAATTGGAAAACCTGATTATACTGAAATCACAGGACTGTTAGTGGGAAAGCGTTATATTCATGCAACAG GGTCTTGTTGCTATCCAGCACGAGGCTATTATGAAATTCTTGGTGTTTCTAAGAATGCCACCAGAGATGAGATCAAAAAGGCTTTTTATGTG CTTGCCAAGAAGTACCATCCAGATTCAAACAAGAACAATCCTTCTGCAAAGAGGAAATTTCAGGAGATAAGAGACGCTTATGAG ACTTTGCAAGATCCTGAGAAGAGAAACCAGTATGACATG AGTAGGGGATCTGAGAGTGGAGGGTATCATCCGGATGAAGCAGAGGAGTTTCGATATCATCATGGTGATGCGGATGGATTTAAAAATGCTCACCAGGCTCATTTTTCTCATTCATTCCGCAAAATATTTTCTGAA ATATTTGAAGATCAAACCGATCATTTTGCATCTGATATTCAG GTGGATCTTGTGCTCTCCTTTTCGGAAGCTGCTAATGGGTGCACCAAGCATCTGTCTTTTGATGCATATGTTCCCTGCGATTCTTGCC ATGGGAGTGGTTATCCACTTGGTGCTAAGACGACAGTTTGTCCAATTTGCAGAGGCATCGGTACA GTAACAATTCCTCCCTTTACGACAACATGCAGCACATGTAAAGGGTCTGGTCAGATTGTTAAG GACCGTTGTATGTCATGCAGAGGATATGGTGCAGTTGAAGGCGTGAAGGAAGTTAAAGTTACCATACCAACAG GTATGGACACTGAAGATACCATCCGTGTTCCTGGTGCTGGGAATTTTGGAGGACCACGAAGTCACTCTGGCAGTTTGTACATTAAACTTAAG GTTGCTGATGATCCTGTGTTTTCTAGAGATGGTGCAGATGTTTACGTGGACTACAAGATAAGCCTTACACAA GCTATGCTTGGTGGAAAGGTTGAGGTGCCAACTTTGTCGGAGAAGACGCAAGTAAAA ATACCAAAGGGGGTTCAGCATGGCCAACTTCTGGTACTACGAGGAAAAG GACTTCCAAAGCACGGTTTTCTTGTAGATCATGGAGATCAATTTGTGCGCTTTCGTATTAATTTTCCGAC TGAAGTGAATGACCGTCAACGTGCTATATTAGAAGAATTTGCAAAGGAGGAAATGAATGAAGAAAACAGCAGCTCTGCTGAAGGAAATTG GTGGCAGGCCCTTCATGAAAGTGTGATGCGTCCACAGTTGATGCTTGAACTATCGTTGTTAGTATTTATTTTGCTGTTCGTGCGCAAAGCCATGGGCTGA
- the LOC120000882 gene encoding chaperone protein dnaJ 1, mitochondrial-like isoform X3 has protein sequence MIRLLNLSRRRCLISYMAVESGSHQVHRFCRTFPPHPCIFPERSLHRCSFVIGKPDYTEITGLLVGKRYIHATGSCCYPARGYYEILGVSKNATRDEIKKAFYVLAKKYHPDSNKNNPSAKRKFQEIRDAYETLQDPEKRNQYDMQSRGSESGGYHPDEAEEFRYHHGDADGFKNAHQAHFSHSFRKIFSEIFEDQTDHFASDIQVDLVLSFSEAANGCTKHLSFDAYVPCDSCHGSGYPLGAKTTVCPICRGIGTVTIPPFTTTCSTCKGSGQIVKDRCMSCRGYGAVEGVKEVKVTIPTGMDTEDTIRVPGAGNFGGPRSHSGSLYIKLKVADDPVFSRDGADVYVDYKISLTQAMLGGKVEVPTLSEKTQVKIPKGVQHGQLLVLRGKGLPKHGFLVDHGDQFVRFRINFPTEVNDRQRAILEEFAKEEMNEENSSSAEGNWWQALHESVMRPQLMLELSLLVFILLFVRKAMG, from the exons ATGATTCGACTGTTGAATCTTTCT CGCCGGCGGTGTTTGATATCGTATATGGCCGTGGAGTCCGGCAGTCACCAGGTGCATCGGTTTTGTAGGACTTTCCCGCCGCACCCTTGCATATTTCCGGAACGAT CTTTGCACAGGTGCAGTTTTGTAATTGGAAAACCTGATTATACTGAAATCACAGGACTGTTAGTGGGAAAGCGTTATATTCATGCAACAG GGTCTTGTTGCTATCCAGCACGAGGCTATTATGAAATTCTTGGTGTTTCTAAGAATGCCACCAGAGATGAGATCAAAAAGGCTTTTTATGTG CTTGCCAAGAAGTACCATCCAGATTCAAACAAGAACAATCCTTCTGCAAAGAGGAAATTTCAGGAGATAAGAGACGCTTATGAG ACTTTGCAAGATCCTGAGAAGAGAAACCAGTATGACATG CAGAGTAGGGGATCTGAGAGTGGAGGGTATCATCCGGATGAAGCAGAGGAGTTTCGATATCATCATGGTGATGCGGATGGATTTAAAAATGCTCACCAGGCTCATTTTTCTCATTCATTCCGCAAAATATTTTCTGAA ATATTTGAAGATCAAACCGATCATTTTGCATCTGATATTCAG GTGGATCTTGTGCTCTCCTTTTCGGAAGCTGCTAATGGGTGCACCAAGCATCTGTCTTTTGATGCATATGTTCCCTGCGATTCTTGCC ATGGGAGTGGTTATCCACTTGGTGCTAAGACGACAGTTTGTCCAATTTGCAGAGGCATCGGTACA GTAACAATTCCTCCCTTTACGACAACATGCAGCACATGTAAAGGGTCTGGTCAGATTGTTAAG GACCGTTGTATGTCATGCAGAGGATATGGTGCAGTTGAAGGCGTGAAGGAAGTTAAAGTTACCATACCAACAG GTATGGACACTGAAGATACCATCCGTGTTCCTGGTGCTGGGAATTTTGGAGGACCACGAAGTCACTCTGGCAGTTTGTACATTAAACTTAAG GTTGCTGATGATCCTGTGTTTTCTAGAGATGGTGCAGATGTTTACGTGGACTACAAGATAAGCCTTACACAA GCTATGCTTGGTGGAAAGGTTGAGGTGCCAACTTTGTCGGAGAAGACGCAAGTAAAA ATACCAAAGGGGGTTCAGCATGGCCAACTTCTGGTACTACGAGGAAAAG GACTTCCAAAGCACGGTTTTCTTGTAGATCATGGAGATCAATTTGTGCGCTTTCGTATTAATTTTCCGAC TGAAGTGAATGACCGTCAACGTGCTATATTAGAAGAATTTGCAAAGGAGGAAATGAATGAAGAAAACAGCAGCTCTGCTGAAGGAAATTG GTGGCAGGCCCTTCATGAAAGTGTGATGCGTCCACAGTTGATGCTTGAACTATCGTTGTTAGTATTTATTTTGCTGTTCGTGCGCAAAGCCATGGGCTGA